A region from the Desulfomarina profundi genome encodes:
- a CDS encoding peptidase associated/transthyretin-like domain-containing protein — protein MKRQFRCLIPLLPLLAVILLGGCGKTVHRTHVTSRPSGALLFLNDRIVGETPCDVVVQQRKGDYNIYAFKAVKEDYKPARKAFKEQLYYQTVDDVVPEAVHFDLEKRKIYKIHMTSVPSGAVVLLNGEVIGETPFTAIIKERIGSCRTFEFVATKDGYLQVKKELKEFAPQKNGAVFEFPETMHFDLVKQR, from the coding sequence GTGAAAAGACAGTTCCGTTGCTTGATTCCGTTACTGCCTCTGCTGGCAGTAATTTTGCTGGGTGGTTGTGGGAAAACAGTCCATCGTACCCATGTGACATCCAGGCCGTCCGGAGCCCTGTTGTTTCTCAATGACCGGATTGTCGGAGAAACACCATGTGATGTTGTAGTGCAGCAGCGAAAGGGCGACTATAATATTTATGCTTTCAAGGCCGTAAAAGAGGATTATAAACCGGCCAGGAAGGCATTCAAGGAACAGCTTTATTACCAGACTGTGGACGATGTTGTTCCTGAAGCGGTTCATTTTGACCTGGAAAAGAGAAAAATTTACAAAATTCACATGACTTCCGTACCCTCCGGGGCCGTAGTTCTGTTAAATGGCGAGGTTATTGGTGAGACTCCTTTTACGGCTATAATCAAGGAAAGAATAGGCTCTTGCAGAACGTTTGAATTTGTCGCGACAAAGGATGGCTATCTCCAGGTGAAAAAAGAGTTAAAGGAATTTGCTCCCCAGAAAAACGGCGCCGTTTTTGAATTTCCTGAAACCATGCATTTTGACCTGGTAAAACAGCGTTAA
- a CDS encoding TSUP family transporter, with protein MESIDISPTVLLILLLVGLLSGFIDSIAGGGGLIALPALLFVGLPPQVALGTNKLQGSFGTLSASWNFISRREVSLKTALPGIFFTLIGASGGALLVQSLDPSFIKPLIPILLLLVFFHTLFSRELGSKDIPARMQPILFHALFGLLLGFYDGFFGPGTGSFWTVAFMFFAGFNMTRATGYTKIMNFTSNIVALTWFIIGGNIIWSIGLTMAAGQIIGARIGSGMAIKRGAAFIRPLFLTVVFITIARLAFINFFNVT; from the coding sequence ATGGAATCAATTGATATCTCACCTACCGTCCTGCTTATACTGCTTCTAGTCGGCCTGCTCTCAGGTTTTATCGATTCCATCGCCGGAGGAGGTGGTCTTATTGCTCTGCCGGCCCTGCTCTTCGTCGGCCTGCCACCCCAGGTCGCACTGGGCACCAATAAACTGCAGGGAAGTTTCGGCACCCTGTCAGCCAGCTGGAACTTTATCTCCAGAAGAGAGGTCTCTCTCAAAACCGCCCTGCCGGGAATTTTTTTCACCCTCATTGGTGCCAGCGGCGGTGCTCTGCTGGTTCAATCACTGGATCCATCTTTTATTAAACCGCTGATTCCGATTCTGCTGCTTCTTGTCTTTTTCCATACCCTCTTTTCGCGGGAACTGGGCAGCAAAGACATTCCTGCCAGAATGCAGCCAATTCTGTTCCATGCCCTGTTTGGCCTCCTGCTCGGATTTTACGATGGTTTTTTTGGCCCCGGAACCGGGTCTTTCTGGACAGTGGCCTTCATGTTTTTCGCGGGCTTCAACATGACACGGGCCACCGGCTATACAAAGATCATGAATTTTACCAGTAATATTGTCGCACTCACCTGGTTCATCATAGGCGGCAATATCATCTGGTCAATCGGCCTGACCATGGCCGCCGGGCAAATCATCGGTGCACGGATCGGATCAGGGATGGCAATTAAAAGAGGAGCAGCCTTCATCAGACCACTCTTTCTCACCGTTGTTTTTATAACCATTGCCCGTCTTGCCTTTATTAATTTCTTCAATGTAACTTGA
- a CDS encoding ATP-binding protein, which produces MRELVIISGKGGTGKTSLTAAFAALAENAVLCDADVDAADLHLLLAPEVKKRTDFMGGSLAAIRQDDCVECGKCLELCKFEAISEDFVVDPIACEGCGVCVDLCPEQAIDFPVQKCGEWFISDTRYGTMVHARLGIAEENSGKLVSLVRQQAKEIAEVEGRELILTDGPPGIGCPVIAAIGGATALVIIVEPTVSGLHDMSRVADLARHFKVPGLVCVNKYDLNEEMAARIENVATERNMEIVGRIPFDPEFTRAMVEGKNILEFVPGSATVETVRSVWGSILSSPAMNKLGLKDFSKTIR; this is translated from the coding sequence ATGAGAGAACTGGTAATTATAAGCGGTAAGGGGGGGACAGGTAAAACCAGTCTGACAGCGGCCTTTGCCGCTCTGGCTGAAAACGCTGTTTTATGTGATGCCGATGTGGATGCGGCAGATTTGCATTTGCTGCTGGCTCCCGAGGTAAAAAAGCGCACTGATTTTATGGGTGGTTCTCTTGCCGCAATAAGGCAGGACGATTGTGTGGAATGTGGCAAGTGCCTGGAACTGTGTAAATTCGAGGCCATCTCCGAAGATTTTGTTGTGGATCCCATTGCCTGTGAAGGGTGTGGTGTCTGTGTTGATCTCTGTCCGGAGCAGGCAATTGATTTTCCGGTTCAGAAATGCGGTGAATGGTTTATCTCGGACACTCGATACGGCACCATGGTTCATGCGCGTCTCGGGATCGCGGAAGAAAATTCAGGTAAACTGGTAAGCCTTGTCCGCCAGCAGGCAAAAGAGATCGCTGAAGTGGAGGGCAGGGAGCTGATTCTCACAGATGGTCCTCCGGGAATCGGTTGTCCGGTTATTGCGGCCATTGGTGGAGCAACAGCTCTGGTCATCATTGTTGAACCCACGGTTTCCGGGCTTCATGATATGTCCAGAGTGGCTGATCTTGCAAGACATTTCAAGGTGCCGGGGCTTGTCTGTGTCAACAAGTATGATTTGAACGAAGAGATGGCCGCCAGAATAGAGAATGTGGCAACAGAACGAAATATGGAGATTGTTGGCCGAATTCCTTTTGATCCCGAGTTTACCAGGGCCATGGTGGAGGGAAAGAATATTTTGGAGTTTGTACCTGGTTCAGCCACTGTCGAAACGGTTCGCAGTGTCTGGGGCAGTATTTTGTCATCTCCTGCAATGAATAAGCTGGGGTTGAAGGATTTTTCAAAAACAATCAGGTAA
- a CDS encoding ATP-binding protein: MIISVASGKGGTGKTTVATNLAAALGQGVRLLDCDVEEPNAHLFLNPDLQNREDVTTFIPEIDEERCTGCKKCAEICRFRALAVVAGKVLVFPELCHSCGGCVEVCEESAVRDSHRVLGSVESGNAGDILFSHGRLRVGEAMSPPLIMAVRRVGANNGTTIIDAPPGTSCPVIAATRGVDFVLMVTEPTPFGLHDLKLGWRLSGHLEFPADLLSIEQISAITGYGNMRPGKTSQF; the protein is encoded by the coding sequence ATGATAATCAGTGTGGCAAGTGGTAAGGGTGGTACCGGAAAGACCACCGTGGCGACCAATCTGGCGGCGGCTTTGGGCCAGGGTGTGCGATTACTGGATTGCGATGTGGAAGAACCGAACGCTCATCTCTTTCTGAATCCGGACCTGCAGAATAGGGAAGATGTAACCACCTTTATTCCCGAGATTGATGAAGAACGGTGTACAGGTTGTAAGAAATGTGCAGAGATCTGCAGGTTTCGGGCTCTTGCGGTGGTGGCCGGCAAGGTTCTGGTTTTTCCGGAACTGTGCCACAGCTGTGGAGGTTGTGTGGAGGTCTGTGAAGAGAGTGCTGTTCGGGACAGCCATCGTGTCCTGGGAAGTGTGGAATCCGGAAATGCCGGAGATATTCTGTTCTCCCATGGCCGGTTGAGGGTGGGGGAAGCCATGTCCCCACCTCTCATCATGGCTGTTCGCAGGGTTGGGGCTAACAATGGAACAACTATTATTGATGCGCCTCCGGGCACATCCTGCCCCGTGATCGCTGCCACCAGGGGGGTGGATTTTGTGCTGATGGTAACGGAACCGACACCTTTCGGGCTGCACGACCTGAAGCTGGGGTGGAGGCTGTCAGGACACTTGGAATTCCCTGCGGACTTGTTATCAATCGAGCAGATATCGGCAATAACGGGGTACGGGAATATGCGGCCAGGGAAAACATCCCAATTCTGA
- a CDS encoding glycosyltransferase family 2 protein: protein MHTQKKDHLPQLQNDPGGKGRLLIFIVAYNAENTIENVLKRIPVSLSDRYDIEVLIIDDSSQDNTFEKSELAKRAGLVPFKLTVLYNPKNQGYGGNQKIGFHYAMENGFDWVALVHGDGQYAPECLPELVEVLATKKAEVVFGSRMLEKRAALKGGMPFYKYVGNKILTTYQNFMLGSDLSEFHSGYRLYSIEALKTIPFSLNSNDFHFDTEIIIQLIFARQRIMELPIPTFYGDEICHVNGIKYAWDVVKATFLAKVQPFHIFYDPKFDCKPAEEQQAADAAAEEMHLEAILSKEIPDRSNIMLVGNIPDKLKEHLRECGHFVNVKSARFFLDHMTSEHSLDYIFLLDDSVSRNPEEMVAKLREVCMYSPDLKICVTIANIGFFLTRLLLLFGRFSYTRRGIINFNSFHFFTLRSARKIFVQNGFAIQDILGLPVPYRAIFSSNGLADFFMSVHRGLIRIRKSLFSFQFVFFVTPPPSLQHLLASAMEISGEKSRKIDE, encoded by the coding sequence ATGCACACTCAGAAAAAAGATCACCTGCCGCAGTTACAGAATGATCCCGGCGGTAAAGGGCGTTTATTAATTTTTATTGTTGCCTATAATGCTGAAAATACGATTGAAAATGTTCTGAAGCGTATCCCTGTCAGCTTGTCTGATCGCTATGATATTGAAGTTCTGATCATTGATGATTCGTCCCAGGATAATACTTTTGAAAAGAGTGAGCTGGCTAAAAGGGCCGGTCTGGTTCCCTTTAAACTTACTGTACTCTACAACCCGAAAAACCAGGGATATGGCGGAAATCAGAAAATCGGTTTTCACTATGCCATGGAAAATGGTTTTGACTGGGTCGCACTCGTGCATGGGGACGGGCAGTATGCGCCGGAATGCCTGCCGGAACTGGTGGAGGTTCTGGCAACAAAAAAGGCGGAAGTTGTGTTTGGATCAAGAATGCTTGAAAAACGGGCTGCACTCAAAGGAGGAATGCCCTTTTATAAATATGTGGGAAACAAAATTCTTACAACCTATCAAAATTTCATGCTTGGATCTGATCTCAGTGAATTTCACAGTGGTTACAGATTGTACAGTATTGAAGCATTGAAAACTATTCCCTTTAGTCTGAACAGTAATGATTTTCATTTTGATACGGAAATCATTATCCAGTTGATTTTTGCCAGGCAGAGGATCATGGAACTGCCGATTCCCACCTTTTACGGGGATGAAATATGTCATGTCAACGGAATTAAATATGCCTGGGATGTTGTAAAGGCAACTTTCCTGGCAAAGGTACAGCCTTTTCATATTTTTTATGATCCAAAGTTTGACTGTAAACCTGCAGAAGAACAGCAGGCAGCAGATGCTGCAGCAGAAGAGATGCACCTTGAGGCAATTCTCTCAAAAGAGATACCGGATCGTTCAAATATAATGCTTGTAGGCAATATTCCTGATAAATTAAAGGAGCATTTGCGGGAGTGTGGTCATTTTGTGAATGTCAAAAGTGCCCGATTTTTTCTGGATCATATGACAAGTGAGCACAGTCTTGACTATATTTTTCTTCTTGATGATTCCGTATCCCGGAATCCGGAAGAGATGGTGGCGAAATTGCGGGAGGTATGCATGTATTCACCGGATTTGAAAATATGCGTGACCATAGCCAATATCGGTTTTTTTCTGACCAGGCTGCTACTGCTTTTCGGACGGTTTTCTTATACCAGAAGAGGAATTATCAATTTCAACAGTTTTCACTTTTTCACCCTGCGTTCGGCCAGGAAAATCTTTGTTCAGAATGGATTTGCAATTCAGGACATTCTTGGCCTTCCTGTACCCTACAGGGCGATATTTTCGTCAAATGGTCTGGCTGATTTCTTCATGTCGGTGCACAGGGGGCTGATACGAATAAGGAAGTCTCTGTTCAGTTTTCAGTTTGTCTTTTTTGTGACCCCACCCCCTTCACTCCAGCATCTTCTGGCTTCCGCCATGGAAATTTCCGGAGAAAAGTCGAGAAAGATAGACGAATGA
- a CDS encoding ABC transporter ATP-binding protein — translation MKNFGYSEEGARISLGDFQLWRRIAMFCRPHLPRLFLALVLSLLVTGATLALPHLMQNGIDNFITNHNLTDHLRIAGLMRTAIFYGGIVGALFVASFCQIMVLEWIGQSIMHTIRQELFSHLLSLDMAFFNSTPTGRLVTRLTNDIQNMHEMFTSVIITLFNDLLRLGAIIVLLYLMNPNLAALMTIFVPLSLIITVSFARLARERFRAIRTQLARLNSFLSETISGIAILQLFGREESSRQEFEELSEGFLHHALRQIKLFGTFMPLTEFMSSTAVAMILWYGGGEVLENRLTLGELVAFLSYMRLFFQPLRELSQKYSIVQSAMASAERIFQLLDRKSNLKQPAQPKKITNPKGRLQFKNITFSYNKIEKTPLIEEMSLTIEAGETVALVGTTGSGKTTLVSLLLRFYDPEKGNITIDGVNISELDLHELRTLIGVILQEVLILQDTLLANIVLDTGRTRTDVENIMRKTGMTRFVEKLPEGLDTLIGEGGQELSTGEKQLLAFARVLCKDPAILILDEATAAIDTESENILEEAIADSFTGRTSLIIAHRLSTIRRADRIIVMQAGKIIEQGTHMTLLNKKGEYARMVAMDRKG, via the coding sequence ATGAAAAATTTCGGTTACAGCGAAGAAGGTGCCCGTATTTCCCTGGGAGATTTCCAGCTCTGGCGTCGTATTGCAATGTTCTGCAGGCCCCATCTCCCCCGGCTTTTCCTGGCACTCGTGCTCTCCCTGCTGGTCACCGGTGCGACCCTTGCCCTGCCCCACCTGATGCAAAATGGAATCGATAATTTTATCACCAACCACAACCTGACCGATCACCTCAGGATTGCAGGGCTGATGCGAACAGCAATTTTCTACGGAGGAATCGTAGGTGCTCTCTTTGTCGCTTCCTTCTGTCAGATAATGGTTCTGGAGTGGATCGGTCAATCCATCATGCACACCATCAGGCAGGAACTCTTTTCCCACCTTCTCAGCCTGGATATGGCCTTTTTCAACTCCACCCCCACCGGCAGGCTTGTCACAAGGTTGACGAATGATATCCAGAACATGCATGAGATGTTCACCTCTGTCATCATCACCCTGTTTAATGATCTTCTCAGGCTGGGGGCAATCATAGTTCTGCTCTACCTGATGAATCCGAACCTTGCAGCACTCATGACCATTTTTGTCCCCCTTTCCCTGATAATCACGGTCTCCTTTGCCCGTCTTGCCAGGGAGCGGTTTCGTGCAATTCGCACGCAACTGGCACGACTCAACTCTTTTCTTTCCGAAACCATCTCCGGCATTGCCATCCTGCAACTGTTTGGCAGAGAAGAGTCAAGCAGGCAAGAGTTTGAGGAACTGAGCGAAGGTTTTCTTCATCATGCCCTCAGGCAGATCAAACTATTTGGCACCTTTATGCCACTCACCGAATTCATGAGTTCTACAGCTGTAGCCATGATCCTCTGGTACGGAGGGGGAGAAGTCCTGGAGAACCGGCTCACCCTTGGTGAACTGGTTGCTTTCCTCTCTTATATGCGTCTTTTTTTCCAGCCCCTGCGTGAACTTTCCCAGAAATACTCTATTGTCCAGTCGGCCATGGCCTCAGCAGAACGAATTTTTCAACTTCTGGACAGAAAAAGTAATCTGAAACAACCGGCACAACCCAAAAAAATAACCAACCCAAAAGGCCGGCTGCAGTTCAAAAACATCACCTTCAGTTATAATAAAATAGAAAAGACTCCTCTCATTGAAGAGATGTCCCTTACAATCGAGGCTGGTGAAACCGTGGCCCTGGTGGGCACCACCGGTTCCGGAAAAACAACACTGGTCAGCCTGCTCCTGCGGTTTTATGATCCGGAAAAGGGAAATATCACAATTGATGGCGTCAACATCTCAGAGCTTGACCTCCATGAGCTGCGCACACTCATCGGAGTCATCCTTCAGGAAGTCCTTATCCTCCAGGATACTCTTCTGGCCAATATCGTTCTGGATACCGGTCGAACAAGAACCGATGTGGAAAATATCATGCGGAAAACCGGCATGACCCGCTTTGTGGAAAAACTCCCCGAAGGACTGGACACTCTGATCGGTGAAGGTGGCCAGGAGCTTTCCACCGGAGAGAAACAATTGCTGGCCTTTGCCCGGGTTCTCTGCAAGGACCCGGCCATCCTTATTCTTGATGAGGCGACAGCAGCTATTGACACGGAATCGGAAAATATCCTGGAAGAAGCCATTGCCGACAGTTTCACCGGCCGCACCTCTCTCATCATTGCTCACAGGCTTTCCACGATTCGCCGTGCCGACAGGATCATAGTCATGCAGGCTGGAAAAATTATAGAACAGGGCACACACATGACGCTCCTGAATAAAAAGGGTGAATATGCCCGAATGGTGGCAATGGACAGAAAAGGATAG
- a CDS encoding NifB/NifX family molybdenum-iron cluster-binding protein, whose translation MNVAITVWGNLISPVFDSAQTLLIAEVEGDDIIDRRIERMDGAMFNRVLELLESLEVDVLICGALSMGTAALLEAVRIEVIPFISGDAEEILSLYVNGEDLADFTMPGCPRRRCCRGRRCSPGQQGIGRYLKN comes from the coding sequence ATGAATGTAGCCATTACAGTATGGGGAAATCTGATTTCTCCGGTATTTGATTCCGCCCAGACCTTGTTGATTGCTGAGGTTGAAGGGGATGACATTATTGACAGGCGAATAGAACGAATGGATGGCGCCATGTTTAATCGTGTGCTTGAACTCCTGGAAAGCCTGGAAGTTGATGTTCTGATTTGTGGTGCCCTGTCAATGGGGACGGCTGCTCTTCTTGAAGCAGTCCGGATAGAAGTTATTCCTTTTATATCAGGAGACGCGGAAGAAATTTTATCTCTCTATGTGAATGGTGAAGACCTGGCCGACTTTACCATGCCTGGCTGTCCGCGCAGACGATGCTGTCGTGGAAGGAGATGTTCTCCGGGGCAGCAGGGGATAGGCCGGTATTTGAAAAATTAG
- a CDS encoding response regulator → MARILLVSKVPENFEELAVALQKRDGIELIRVDSQKEALKKAEEVRLDVVVADDELADGRGLDLVSGLMQNYPLINCAMVSTLAPDDFHEFTEGLGVFMQLPPEPTEKDAVKMLEILDSIDALLKAE, encoded by the coding sequence ATGGCACGTATACTGCTGGTGAGCAAGGTTCCAGAGAATTTCGAGGAGTTGGCTGTCGCTCTGCAAAAGAGAGACGGAATCGAACTGATCAGGGTTGACTCACAGAAAGAGGCGTTGAAAAAAGCGGAGGAGGTTCGGCTGGATGTGGTTGTGGCTGATGACGAACTGGCCGATGGCAGAGGGTTGGATCTTGTATCAGGTCTGATGCAGAATTATCCCCTTATAAACTGTGCCATGGTGAGTACACTTGCGCCTGATGATTTCCATGAATTTACTGAAGGTCTCGGGGTATTTATGCAGCTGCCTCCCGAGCCAACGGAAAAGGATGCTGTGAAAATGCTTGAAATTCTCGATTCCATTGATGCCCTGCTCAAGGCTGAATAA
- a CDS encoding sigma-54 interaction domain-containing protein: MKNKDEAINKTANEIILESISDGVFTVDHNWRIMTFNRAAEEITGTSREEAIGRYCWEVFRSNMCEGDCALKRTMKEGKSFVSSSTYIINNRQKRVPISVSTSPLKDESGVVLGGVETFRDHSLVEELRRELEGSYQLADMVSRSEGMKKIFAILPQVARSDSTVLIEGETGTGKELLASAIHNLSLKKDDPFVAVNCGALPDSLLESELFGYKAGAFTGAEKDKKGFFGSAGEGTIFLDEIGDTSAAFQVRLLRVLQEKEYQPLGSVEKVKTAARVITATNRDLSEMVENGDFRRDLFYRINIISFRLPPLRERIEDVPLLVEKFIKKMNRIKGKAVSGVDREVMALLLGHDYPGNIRELENIIEHGFVLCSEGEINSSHLPAYLLQRKKTIPEQGSSTAREAAGMTEKARIVEALKNNKYNRLAAARELGIHKSTLFRKLKKYQITLPGIDGRTTRKELH; this comes from the coding sequence GTGAAAAATAAAGATGAAGCAATAAATAAAACGGCTAATGAGATCATCCTGGAATCGATCTCTGACGGGGTCTTTACCGTTGATCATAACTGGCGGATAATGACTTTTAACCGGGCGGCTGAAGAGATTACGGGTACAAGCCGGGAGGAGGCAATCGGTCGTTACTGCTGGGAGGTTTTTCGTTCCAATATGTGCGAGGGTGACTGTGCTCTGAAAAGGACAATGAAGGAAGGAAAATCCTTTGTCAGTAGTTCCACGTATATCATCAATAATCGGCAGAAACGGGTGCCCATCTCTGTCTCAACCTCTCCCTTGAAGGACGAATCAGGTGTGGTTCTGGGTGGAGTGGAGACCTTTCGGGATCATAGTCTGGTTGAAGAGTTACGGCGGGAACTGGAGGGCAGTTATCAGCTCGCTGATATGGTGAGTCGCAGTGAGGGGATGAAAAAGATTTTCGCGATCCTGCCCCAGGTTGCCAGAAGTGATTCAACGGTTTTAATTGAAGGTGAAACAGGAACAGGCAAGGAATTGTTGGCTTCGGCCATCCATAATCTTTCCCTGAAAAAGGATGATCCGTTTGTGGCTGTCAACTGTGGGGCTCTGCCGGACAGTCTTCTGGAGTCTGAACTTTTCGGCTATAAGGCGGGGGCCTTTACCGGGGCCGAAAAGGATAAGAAGGGTTTTTTTGGCTCCGCCGGAGAAGGGACAATCTTTCTTGATGAAATCGGGGATACCAGTGCTGCTTTTCAGGTGCGATTACTTCGGGTTTTGCAGGAAAAAGAATATCAGCCCCTGGGCAGTGTGGAAAAGGTCAAAACGGCTGCGCGGGTCATTACCGCCACCAACCGTGACCTGTCGGAAATGGTGGAGAACGGGGATTTTCGCCGAGATCTTTTTTACCGGATCAATATTATCAGTTTCAGGCTGCCACCGTTAAGAGAACGTATTGAAGATGTACCGCTTCTGGTTGAAAAATTTATTAAAAAAATGAACCGTATCAAGGGAAAAGCTGTTTCAGGTGTAGATCGGGAAGTGATGGCCCTTCTTCTGGGCCACGATTATCCCGGCAATATCCGTGAGCTGGAAAACATTATTGAACACGGTTTTGTTCTCTGTTCAGAGGGAGAAATAAACAGTTCTCACCTTCCCGCCTATCTGCTTCAGAGAAAAAAGACTATTCCGGAACAGGGTTCCTCTACAGCTCGTGAGGCAGCGGGAATGACGGAAAAGGCGCGGATTGTCGAAGCTCTGAAAAATAATAAATATAACCGGCTGGCTGCGGCAAGAGAACTGGGCATCCATAAAAGCACCCTGTTTCGCAAACTGAAAAAATACCAGATAACTCTTCCCGGAATTGACGGGAGGACGACCCGAAAAGAGTTGCACTGA
- a CDS encoding HEAT repeat domain-containing protein, protein MENTKSTVSDQELKRVIADFLDQGHVDNIIAMFRREPSYYTWTGDLLQDDRFSVRLGLSVLFEELVKLQPEKTVLAIPSLVQVLENPEPLLRGEAVSLLGMIGTKEAIAHIRLLETDKNPQVREMVTIILEEHA, encoded by the coding sequence ATGGAAAACACAAAATCAACAGTAAGCGATCAGGAGCTGAAAAGAGTAATCGCCGATTTTCTCGATCAGGGTCACGTAGACAATATCATTGCCATGTTCCGCCGCGAGCCGTCTTACTATACGTGGACCGGGGATCTGTTGCAGGATGATCGCTTCAGCGTTCGCCTTGGCCTCTCAGTCCTTTTTGAGGAACTTGTGAAACTCCAGCCGGAAAAAACAGTACTGGCCATACCGTCACTGGTTCAGGTTCTTGAAAACCCTGAACCTCTCCTGAGAGGGGAAGCAGTATCTCTGCTCGGTATGATCGGCACCAAAGAAGCCATCGCCCATATCCGCCTCCTAGAGACTGATAAAAATCCCCAGGTCAGGGAAATGGTAACCATAATTCTTGAGGAGCACGCGTGA
- a CDS encoding ABC transporter ATP-binding protein, with product MTTQQTTDKRKKRKQPQATFAQVRSLLGPTYRKHRLRLLAGFIALLAVDFLQLLIPRIIRRAVDSLQATEISSHELLTPAALIVSIAAGVVILRFTWRYLIIGFSRLLERDIRNRIFTHLLTMDGPFFEKRTTGDLMAHSSNDISAIQMACGMGMVAAVDALVMLLAAIGFMIAIHPTLTLMALLPMPILAISTRILSGKLHKRFSAVQERFAMLTELSRSTLISIGLIKSYTMEGFQTKQFDRLGKKYVKDNLRVAAIQGLISPVATLVGNIGMLVVLFLGGLFVIQKKISLGDFVAFITYLYMLIWPVMAVGWVANLVQRGATSLARIHSLVTSVARLHDPKEGPEPDPGQPGFRLNNLTFSYPSSPRPVLNNLSLHLGPGIHGITGRTGCGKTTLCKLLTRLYPVKNQQLCFAGHDVNQYPLFQVRSRIGYVAQEPILFSRSIAENIRLGRPEASRKEVEEAAKKAAIHEDILTFEKGYETTIGERGIKLSGGQRQRLAMARALLADREILLIDDGLSAVDVTTEEELFHGLKHYFADKVVIVISNRTKLLSMTDRIIILTDGSVEAEGSHEELLRSSDLYRSMYSKQMLDPDEAGSKR from the coding sequence TTGACGACTCAACAGACAACAGATAAGCGAAAAAAAAGAAAACAGCCCCAAGCCACCTTTGCACAGGTCCGCTCTCTGCTCGGACCGACCTACAGAAAACACAGATTACGACTGCTCGCCGGGTTTATCGCTCTTCTCGCCGTTGATTTTCTGCAGTTGCTTATTCCCCGTATTATCCGCAGGGCTGTTGACAGCCTGCAGGCAACCGAAATATCCAGTCACGAACTCCTGACACCGGCAGCGCTGATAGTATCCATTGCCGCAGGCGTAGTTATCCTCCGTTTCACCTGGCGCTACCTGATTATAGGCTTTTCCAGGCTGCTGGAAAGAGATATAAGAAACCGGATTTTCACCCATCTTCTCACCATGGACGGCCCGTTCTTCGAAAAACGGACAACCGGAGACCTGATGGCCCATTCCTCCAATGATATTTCCGCCATCCAGATGGCCTGCGGCATGGGCATGGTTGCCGCAGTTGATGCCCTGGTCATGCTTCTGGCCGCCATCGGCTTCATGATAGCAATTCACCCTACCCTGACCCTTATGGCTCTCCTGCCCATGCCAATACTTGCAATAAGTACCAGGATACTCTCGGGAAAACTGCACAAGCGCTTTTCTGCGGTACAGGAACGGTTTGCCATGTTGACAGAACTCTCCAGGTCAACTCTTATTTCCATAGGGTTGATCAAGAGCTACACCATGGAGGGATTTCAGACAAAGCAGTTTGACCGGCTGGGAAAGAAATATGTAAAAGATAATCTGCGGGTGGCAGCTATCCAGGGACTGATCAGCCCTGTTGCCACCCTGGTGGGTAACATCGGAATGCTGGTAGTCCTTTTTCTCGGGGGTCTTTTTGTTATCCAGAAAAAAATAAGCCTTGGTGATTTTGTAGCCTTTATCACTTACCTTTACATGCTTATCTGGCCTGTTATGGCTGTGGGCTGGGTCGCCAACCTTGTCCAGCGGGGAGCCACTTCCCTTGCCCGCATTCACAGCCTGGTCACAAGTGTCGCCCGGCTGCATGATCCAAAAGAAGGGCCGGAACCGGACCCCGGTCAACCTGGATTCAGGCTTAACAATCTCACATTTTCCTACCCGTCTTCTCCCCGCCCTGTTTTGAACAATCTCAGCCTCCATCTGGGCCCTGGAATCCACGGGATAACCGGACGTACTGGCTGCGGCAAGACGACCCTCTGCAAACTACTGACGCGACTCTACCCGGTAAAGAATCAACAACTCTGCTTCGCCGGCCACGATGTCAATCAATATCCCCTGTTTCAGGTTCGTTCCCGTATCGGTTATGTTGCCCAGGAACCAATACTTTTTTCACGATCCATCGCTGAAAACATTCGCCTGGGGAGACCCGAGGCAAGTCGAAAGGAGGTGGAAGAAGCAGCAAAAAAAGCGGCCATCCACGAAGATATTCTCACATTTGAAAAAGGATATGAAACAACAATCGGTGAAAGAGGCATAAAACTTTCCGGCGGACAGCGTCAACGCCTTGCCATGGCCCGTGCCCTGCTGGCAGACCGGGAAATATTGCTTATTGATGACGGGCTCTCTGCCGTTGACGTGACTACGGAAGAGGAGCTTTTCCACGGTCTGAAACATTATTTTGCCGACAAGGTGGTCATCGTCATCTCCAACCGCACCAAACTCCTCTCCATGACGGATCGTATTATCATCCTTACTGACGGCAGTGTGGAAGCCGAAGGGAGCCATGAAGAGCTTCTGCGCTCAAGCGATCTGTACCGCTCCATGTACAGCAAGCAGATGCTGGATCCTGACGAAGCGGGGTCGAAAAGATGA